In a genomic window of Maricaulis maris MCS10:
- a CDS encoding BrnA antitoxin family protein: MALKRVKIEDLPPLTPEQRAELARLAAIPDDEIDFSDIPELDEAWFAEAVVWSPPSKKQITLRLDDDIIAFFKESGKGYQTRMNAVLRAFVDAKKKRA, encoded by the coding sequence ATGGCTTTGAAGCGCGTGAAAATTGAAGACCTGCCGCCGCTCACGCCGGAGCAGCGGGCCGAACTCGCGCGCCTGGCTGCCATCCCCGATGACGAGATCGATTTCTCCGACATCCCGGAACTCGACGAGGCGTGGTTCGCCGAGGCGGTGGTGTGGAGCCCGCCGTCGAAGAAACAGATCACCTTGCGCCTTGACGACGACATCATTGCCTTCTTCAAGGAGAGCGGAAAAGGCTATCAGACGCGCATGAATGCCGTACTGCGGGCCTTTGTGGATGCGAAGAAGAAGCGAGCGTGA
- a CDS encoding BrnT family toxin codes for MEFEWDPAKDEANRRKHGLSFFQAIRAFYGRPLTLPGREHNGELRSLTIGRIETLLVVSVVHTDRAGRTRLISARPASRRERELFHGFEAREN; via the coding sequence ATGGAATTCGAATGGGATCCGGCCAAGGATGAGGCCAACCGGCGCAAGCACGGACTGAGCTTTTTTCAAGCTATACGGGCTTTTTACGGACGACCGCTCACCCTTCCCGGGCGCGAACACAATGGCGAGCTGCGCAGCCTGACCATCGGGCGGATCGAGACGTTGCTGGTGGTTTCGGTCGTTCACACAGACCGGGCGGGCCGCACCCGCCTGATCTCCGCCCGGCCGGCCAGCCGACGTGAAAGGGAGTTATTCCATGGCTTTGAAGCGCGTGAAAATTGA
- the addA gene encoding double-strand break repair helicase AddA has protein sequence MSEARFDPDILKSASADQQRAARPEASVFVEANAGSGKTRVLVDRVINLLLAGHKPETILCVTYTKAAAAEMKERLFKRLGDWSVTPDEVLAVELKALLDRDLKPGDANRARKLFAQALETPGGLKIQTIHAFCEGLLRRFPLEAGAPPGFDTLDDISAGKAMDAARRAVLSGLAPEAVNTLIETGGPDAINTILRWARSNRHDFAETCERAGGCDGLIAQLWAVLELPEGSHAAALKQDAMAAMPRTEVEAASHALIHEGAKTDVTRGETIRVALAAGDPAQAFDAYLAAFYTKGGTGTRAASLATKTISDRFPHVLSLLEAEADRLDALRDMIKRADIARASAVALRIVDDFTRAYSEALEQARALDFDDLIRLAGLLLAPENPFSGWVGYKLDGQLAHALIDEAQDTAPRQWDMIRGLTAEFFAGAGAQETGRTLFVVGDEKQSIYSFQGAEPARFIEEGDRIAASAAAVELPFERPGLDVSFRSAPEILTAVDQAFEAKRPALEMKFVAGATDLPFARYQGHRAARSHTPGCVEIWPAIPKPEKTEEGSIFDPVDLRARGSSRDVLAQTVAGEIADMISRGDAVWEEKGGQFTQRPVRPSDIAILVWRRTGGFFEEVIRQLKLAGVPVAGADRMVLRDQTAVKDMLALGRFAMTSGDDLALAEVLRSPLFDPVDPAKAGIDEQALYDLARSRTDLKRRGTLWNALFTSEDPRFADARSALSALRDQADKSRLYDFFTGFLNARTPTGETRWARMFARLGEEARDPLQEFLARALQHEREEGGALASFIARIEGEDVQIKREMSPDRDEVQVMTVHASKGLERPVIILPDTTRSPLTGKTTPIFAQTDCGLLWSQRKDDDTDAVAALRQQSENRQLAEHGRLLYVALTRARDRLIVCGWRQGQGHPGRIADDSWYTQLAEAWQGEEWMPFETPVSRLVEDAEPGLRFGPAPVALGAVSEAGAGDTSLPAWARLAAPAEGGQILGAAPSSLLADADSEPAVLSPLADPGGHRFRRGDVIHKLLQTLPDLPSDRREAAGQRFLAAQSDIAESDRAQILTETLGILDHPDFAPLFGPGSRAEVALVGQAPGLPANMIIRGQVDRLVVTGDEVLIIDYKTNRPPPADVAAVAKVYLGQMATYRALLRAVHPGKSVRCALLWTDAARLMELPDAVLDTIFDTGAA, from the coding sequence ATGAGCGAGGCCCGTTTCGATCCGGATATCCTCAAATCGGCCAGCGCTGACCAGCAGCGTGCCGCCCGTCCCGAGGCCAGTGTCTTCGTCGAGGCCAATGCCGGTTCCGGCAAGACGCGGGTGTTGGTCGACCGGGTGATCAACCTGCTGCTGGCTGGCCACAAGCCGGAAACCATCCTGTGCGTGACCTATACCAAGGCCGCCGCCGCCGAGATGAAGGAGCGCCTGTTCAAACGTCTCGGTGACTGGTCAGTGACGCCGGACGAGGTCCTGGCTGTCGAGCTCAAGGCGCTGCTCGATCGTGATCTGAAGCCGGGTGACGCCAACCGGGCCAGAAAACTGTTCGCCCAGGCGCTGGAAACGCCGGGTGGCCTCAAGATCCAGACCATTCACGCCTTTTGCGAAGGATTGCTGCGCCGCTTTCCGCTCGAGGCCGGTGCCCCGCCCGGCTTTGACACGCTGGATGACATATCGGCCGGAAAGGCGATGGATGCGGCGCGCCGGGCTGTCCTGTCCGGTCTGGCACCGGAGGCCGTCAACACGCTGATCGAGACCGGCGGCCCCGATGCGATCAACACCATCCTGCGCTGGGCCCGGTCCAACCGTCATGACTTCGCCGAGACCTGTGAGCGGGCCGGGGGATGCGACGGGTTGATCGCGCAGTTGTGGGCGGTGCTGGAGCTGCCTGAGGGCAGCCATGCCGCAGCGCTCAAACAGGATGCCATGGCCGCCATGCCGCGCACCGAGGTGGAGGCCGCTTCGCACGCTCTGATCCATGAAGGGGCGAAAACCGATGTCACGCGCGGTGAGACCATCCGTGTAGCGTTGGCAGCGGGCGACCCGGCCCAAGCCTTCGATGCCTATCTGGCGGCGTTCTACACCAAGGGCGGCACGGGGACGCGGGCGGCCAGTCTGGCCACCAAGACAATCTCCGACAGGTTTCCGCATGTCCTGTCCCTGCTGGAGGCCGAGGCCGACCGGCTGGATGCGCTGAGGGACATGATCAAGCGGGCCGATATTGCGCGGGCGAGCGCCGTGGCGCTGCGCATTGTCGACGATTTTACGCGCGCCTATTCCGAAGCTCTGGAACAGGCTCGCGCGCTGGATTTTGACGATTTGATCCGGCTGGCCGGTCTGTTGTTGGCGCCGGAAAACCCCTTCTCCGGCTGGGTCGGCTACAAGCTTGATGGCCAGCTTGCCCATGCCCTGATCGATGAGGCCCAGGACACCGCGCCGCGCCAGTGGGACATGATCCGCGGGCTGACGGCCGAGTTTTTCGCCGGAGCCGGCGCGCAGGAGACGGGCCGGACCCTGTTCGTGGTTGGCGACGAGAAACAGTCGATCTATTCCTTCCAGGGTGCCGAACCGGCCCGCTTCATCGAAGAGGGCGACCGGATTGCGGCCTCCGCGGCAGCGGTGGAATTGCCGTTTGAACGCCCGGGACTGGATGTCTCCTTCCGCTCGGCGCCGGAGATTCTCACCGCGGTCGACCAGGCCTTCGAGGCCAAGCGGCCGGCGCTGGAAATGAAGTTTGTCGCCGGTGCCACTGATCTGCCCTTCGCGCGCTATCAGGGCCACCGGGCTGCGCGGTCGCACACGCCGGGCTGTGTCGAGATTTGGCCCGCCATCCCCAAGCCGGAGAAGACCGAAGAAGGCTCGATCTTCGACCCGGTCGATCTGCGGGCACGGGGCAGTTCGCGCGATGTGCTGGCCCAGACCGTGGCCGGTGAGATCGCCGACATGATCAGCCGCGGCGATGCGGTCTGGGAGGAAAAGGGCGGACAGTTTACCCAGCGCCCGGTGAGACCCTCGGATATCGCCATCCTGGTCTGGCGCCGGACGGGTGGCTTCTTTGAAGAGGTGATCCGTCAGCTCAAGCTGGCCGGCGTTCCGGTCGCCGGGGCGGACCGGATGGTGCTGCGCGACCAGACCGCGGTGAAGGACATGCTGGCGCTGGGGCGCTTTGCCATGACCTCCGGTGATGATCTGGCGCTGGCCGAGGTCCTGCGCTCGCCGCTGTTCGACCCGGTCGACCCGGCAAAGGCGGGGATAGACGAGCAGGCGCTCTATGACCTCGCCCGCTCACGCACCGACCTGAAACGCCGCGGCACGTTGTGGAATGCGCTCTTCACCAGCGAAGATCCGCGCTTCGCCGACGCCCGCTCTGCCCTGTCGGCCTTGCGTGACCAGGCCGACAAGTCGCGCCTGTATGACTTCTTCACCGGCTTTCTCAATGCCCGGACGCCGACCGGTGAGACGCGCTGGGCGCGCATGTTTGCGCGTCTGGGCGAGGAGGCGCGCGATCCGCTGCAGGAATTCCTGGCGCGGGCGCTGCAGCACGAGCGTGAAGAGGGCGGCGCCCTGGCCAGCTTCATCGCCCGCATCGAGGGCGAAGACGTCCAGATCAAGCGCGAAATGAGCCCGGACCGCGACGAGGTCCAGGTGATGACGGTGCACGCCTCCAAGGGGTTGGAGCGCCCGGTCATCATCCTGCCGGACACCACGCGCAGTCCGCTGACCGGCAAGACCACGCCAATCTTCGCGCAGACGGATTGCGGCCTGTTGTGGTCGCAGCGCAAGGATGACGATACCGACGCAGTTGCAGCGCTCCGCCAGCAATCCGAGAACCGGCAATTGGCCGAACATGGCCGCCTGCTCTACGTCGCACTGACCCGGGCACGAGACCGGTTGATCGTCTGTGGTTGGCGTCAGGGGCAGGGCCATCCGGGCCGGATCGCCGACGACAGCTGGTACACTCAGCTGGCAGAAGCCTGGCAGGGTGAGGAGTGGATGCCCTTCGAGACCCCTGTCTCCCGCCTCGTTGAGGACGCGGAGCCTGGCCTGCGCTTCGGTCCGGCGCCAGTGGCACTCGGTGCGGTCAGCGAGGCGGGCGCCGGAGACACGAGCCTCCCCGCCTGGGCCCGCTTGGCGGCGCCGGCCGAGGGCGGACAGATTTTGGGCGCTGCGCCGTCCAGCCTGTTGGCCGATGCTGACAGCGAACCGGCCGTCCTGTCGCCGCTGGCTGACCCGGGCGGGCATCGTTTCCGCCGCGGCGATGTGATCCACAAGCTGCTGCAGACCCTGCCCGACCTGCCATCGGATCGCCGCGAAGCTGCCGGTCAGCGTTTTCTGGCCGCGCAGTCTGATATCGCCGAGTCGGATAGGGCACAGATCCTGACCGAGACTCTGGGCATTCTGGATCATCCCGACTTCGCGCCGCTCTTCGGTCCGGGCAGCCGGGCCGAAGTGGCCCTGGTCGGTCAGGCGCCCGGCCTGCCCGCCAATATGATCATCCGCGGTCAGGTCGACCGGCTGGTCGTGACCGGCGATGAAGTGCTGATCATCGACTACAAGACCAACCGGCCGCCACCGGCTGATGTTGCTGCAGTGGCGAAAGTTTATCTCGGCCAGATGGCGACTTACCGGGCTCTCCTTCGGGCAGTTCACCCCGGTAAATCCGTGCGTTGCGCCCTGCTGTGGACCGATGCGGCGCGATTGATGGAGCTTCCCGACGCGGTTCTCGACACCATCTTCGACACGGGCGCGGCTTGA
- the addB gene encoding double-strand break repair protein AddB, with amino-acid sequence MSGRLFDTSGPCLYTIPPQADFLRVLATTLREEFDAAGDPDALTRLLILTPTRRAAKALGDVFAELAGNGVALLPLIRPIGDVDVDDPPFEPGELAGLAAPAISIERRRYELARLILAKEAALGRPLGVGGALALSDSLAALLDDLATEDVSDLSDLQDAVTTYLPADRREAVEFIDIVQRVWPARLAELGLTDAAARRSLILHELVARWTKQPPDHPVLAVGSTGSIPAARKLMKVIANLPQGAVVLPGFDWDADASAWDSIKDDHPQWAMKTLVDELGVDRLQMPSWPGAAEDSLAERRRRLIAEALRPADTTDEWLKRIGELQGRFGDSFFNDGMTGLSLVETADEISEARACALMLREVLETPDRTAILVTPDRMLARRVSAEMTRFGVRLDDSGGAALAETMAGAFLTRLLDVALDCGRVVALTALWGSPLFRAGHRRGQTHTVLAKFEAEALRGARPGRDLAAVRARLDGQYVRLFDEDRATINAILDQLDTSLAGLLTPGKRSASAWARAHAEAAEALASDDSGSGAQAVWVGEGGEAAAGLLRSLLEESESLPDMSLPEYAAAFGEMCRSRRVAPRLGVHPRLQVLGPLEARLITADRVILAGLNEGVWPPGPGADPWLSPGMRRTVGLGAPERRYGLAAHDFAQLAAAPDVIMTRSGKSEGSPTVASRWLWRLKTLARGALGAAAEAAFAPETDYAALSRRLDDPGAPPRAAPRPQPAPPVPVRPRQMSITEIRTWVRDPYSIYARHVLGLRRLDPADMPPDARERGSALHDALEAVVPAWSDGIPEDAVKQLVAHAELKLAEAGFGPEEMVLERARFERAASWLVGWEAERRARGIHLDKVEIFGSMPFEGPAGPWTLTGRSDRFDRHPDGRLDIIDYKTGGSASAKSIKAGFDPQLPLTAAMAAAGAFEALEAGEAAGLYYISLPGNAGGGKEVRIDGGRNPDVASYVEGALTDLTGWIARFDDETTPYESQIRAQYTNDYGDFDHLARRGEWGSAAEGSSEGDT; translated from the coding sequence GTGAGCGGACGTCTTTTCGATACGTCGGGCCCGTGCCTCTACACCATTCCGCCACAAGCGGACTTTCTGCGCGTCCTGGCAACGACATTGCGCGAGGAATTCGACGCGGCGGGTGATCCGGATGCCCTGACCCGTCTTTTGATCCTGACCCCGACCCGCCGCGCTGCCAAAGCCTTGGGCGATGTCTTCGCCGAGCTCGCCGGCAATGGTGTCGCGCTACTCCCCCTGATCCGGCCCATCGGTGATGTCGATGTCGATGACCCGCCCTTCGAACCAGGAGAGCTGGCCGGGCTGGCGGCGCCGGCAATCTCGATCGAACGTCGACGCTATGAGCTCGCCCGCCTGATCCTCGCCAAGGAAGCCGCGCTCGGTCGCCCGCTCGGTGTCGGCGGGGCGCTGGCCCTGTCGGACTCGCTGGCCGCCCTGCTCGACGATCTCGCGACCGAGGATGTCAGCGACCTGTCCGACCTGCAGGACGCCGTCACGACCTATCTGCCGGCGGATCGGCGTGAGGCCGTCGAGTTCATCGACATCGTCCAGCGCGTCTGGCCGGCCCGCCTGGCCGAGCTGGGCCTGACCGATGCGGCAGCACGGCGATCCCTGATCCTGCACGAGCTTGTCGCCCGTTGGACGAAGCAGCCTCCGGACCATCCGGTTCTCGCGGTCGGCTCCACCGGCTCGATCCCCGCCGCTCGCAAACTGATGAAAGTCATCGCCAACCTGCCGCAAGGTGCCGTGGTCCTGCCGGGCTTTGACTGGGACGCCGACGCATCGGCCTGGGACTCGATCAAGGATGACCACCCGCAATGGGCGATGAAGACACTGGTCGACGAGCTCGGTGTGGATCGCTTGCAAATGCCATCCTGGCCGGGCGCAGCGGAGGACAGTCTCGCCGAACGCCGCCGCCGCCTGATCGCCGAAGCGCTGCGGCCCGCCGATACGACTGATGAATGGCTCAAGCGGATCGGTGAATTGCAGGGCCGCTTCGGCGACAGTTTTTTCAATGACGGCATGACCGGGCTCAGCCTGGTCGAAACGGCGGACGAGATCAGCGAGGCCCGGGCCTGTGCCCTGATGCTTCGCGAAGTGCTGGAAACGCCGGACAGGACGGCCATCCTGGTGACGCCCGACCGCATGCTGGCGCGGCGTGTCTCCGCCGAGATGACGCGGTTTGGCGTCCGGCTGGATGATTCCGGCGGCGCGGCGCTGGCAGAGACAATGGCGGGCGCCTTTTTGACCCGCCTGCTGGATGTGGCGCTGGATTGCGGTCGTGTCGTCGCCCTGACAGCGCTGTGGGGCTCGCCCCTGTTCAGGGCCGGGCACAGGCGAGGACAGACCCATACGGTGCTCGCGAAGTTCGAGGCTGAAGCCCTACGTGGCGCCCGCCCCGGTCGCGACCTGGCTGCTGTGCGGGCTCGGCTTGATGGCCAGTATGTCAGACTGTTCGACGAGGATCGGGCGACCATCAACGCCATTCTCGATCAGCTCGATACTTCACTGGCCGGATTGCTGACACCGGGCAAGCGATCCGCCAGCGCGTGGGCGCGCGCCCATGCCGAAGCGGCCGAGGCTCTGGCGTCTGACGATAGCGGGTCGGGCGCGCAGGCGGTCTGGGTCGGTGAAGGCGGCGAAGCGGCGGCCGGCCTGCTGCGTTCCTTGCTGGAGGAAAGCGAAAGCCTGCCCGATATGAGCCTGCCCGAATATGCGGCGGCCTTTGGCGAGATGTGCCGGTCGCGCCGCGTCGCGCCGCGCCTGGGTGTGCATCCGCGCCTGCAGGTGCTTGGCCCGCTCGAGGCGCGCCTGATCACCGCCGACCGGGTCATCCTGGCTGGTCTCAATGAAGGCGTCTGGCCGCCCGGTCCCGGCGCCGATCCATGGCTGTCCCCGGGCATGCGGCGCACGGTGGGCCTGGGCGCGCCGGAGCGGCGCTATGGCCTGGCGGCCCATGACTTCGCGCAGCTGGCAGCCGCACCGGATGTGATCATGACGAGGTCGGGCAAGTCGGAAGGTTCGCCCACGGTCGCCTCGCGCTGGTTGTGGCGGCTGAAGACTCTGGCCCGTGGTGCACTGGGAGCGGCGGCGGAGGCAGCGTTCGCGCCCGAGACGGACTATGCGGCCCTGTCACGCCGTCTTGACGATCCCGGCGCGCCACCACGCGCCGCGCCACGCCCCCAGCCGGCACCGCCGGTCCCGGTGCGGCCGCGGCAGATGTCGATCACTGAAATCCGGACCTGGGTCCGCGATCCCTATTCGATCTATGCCCGCCATGTGTTGGGGCTGCGCCGCCTTGATCCCGCCGACATGCCGCCTGATGCCCGCGAACGTGGTTCGGCACTGCACGACGCCCTGGAGGCGGTGGTTCCGGCCTGGAGCGATGGCATTCCCGAAGATGCCGTCAAACAGCTGGTCGCCCATGCCGAGCTCAAGCTGGCCGAGGCCGGGTTCGGGCCGGAAGAGATGGTGCTGGAGCGGGCCCGTTTCGAGCGGGCGGCGTCCTGGCTTGTCGGTTGGGAGGCCGAGCGTCGGGCCCGTGGCATCCATCTCGACAAGGTCGAAATCTTTGGGTCCATGCCCTTTGAGGGACCGGCGGGACCGTGGACGCTGACCGGCCGGTCGGACCGGTTTGACCGCCATCCGGACGGCCGCCTCGATATCATCGATTACAAGACCGGCGGCTCGGCCAGCGCCAAGTCGATCAAGGCCGGCTTTGATCCGCAATTGCCGCTGACGGCGGCGATGGCCGCGGCGGGCGCGTTCGAGGCGCTGGAGGCGGGCGAGGCGGCCGGGCTCTACTACATCTCGCTGCCGGGCAATGCCGGCGGCGGCAAGGAGGTCCGCATCGACGGTGGCCGCAATCCGGATGTCGCCAGCTATGTCGAGGGCGCGTTGACCGACCTGACCGGCTGGATTGCCCGTTTCGATGACGAAACGACGCCCTATGAGAGCCAGATCCGCGCTCAGTACACCAATGATTACGGAGATTTCGACCATCTCGCCCGGCGCGGCGAATGGGGCTCGGCCGCAGAGGGTTCATCGGAGGGCGATACATGA
- the trpA gene encoding tryptophan synthase subunit alpha, translating into MTNRLTTRFAELSAYNRAGFVAYMMAGDGDSQGLLDALPAAGADVIELGMPFTDPAADGPAIQASALRALEAGMTLKGTLAQATEFRKQDKDTPLVLMGYANPIFSMGWEKFAKAAAKAGVDGLICVDVPPEEDDELRTALTKQGIALIRLATPTTDDARLATVVANTAGFVYYVSTTGVTGAGTGVVTEVGAAVDRVKAASGLPVAVGFGVREPEQAEAIAKRADAVVVGSAIVDAMHSGGVAAATGLVKTLSSAVHAARRQDK; encoded by the coding sequence ATGACCAACCGCCTCACTACCCGTTTCGCGGAGCTGTCCGCCTATAATCGTGCCGGATTTGTCGCCTATATGATGGCTGGCGACGGTGACAGCCAGGGCTTGCTGGATGCGCTGCCGGCTGCTGGCGCCGATGTGATCGAGCTGGGCATGCCCTTTACCGATCCGGCGGCTGACGGCCCGGCCATCCAGGCCTCGGCGCTGCGGGCGCTGGAGGCGGGGATGACGCTGAAAGGCACGCTCGCCCAGGCGACCGAGTTCCGCAAACAGGACAAGGACACGCCGCTGGTCCTGATGGGCTATGCCAATCCGATCTTCTCGATGGGTTGGGAGAAATTTGCCAAGGCCGCGGCCAAGGCCGGTGTTGACGGTCTGATCTGTGTCGACGTGCCGCCGGAGGAAGACGACGAGCTGCGCACGGCCCTCACCAAGCAGGGCATTGCGCTGATCCGCCTGGCCACGCCCACCACCGATGATGCGCGTCTGGCGACCGTGGTCGCCAATACGGCGGGCTTCGTCTATTACGTTTCCACGACAGGGGTGACCGGGGCCGGAACCGGCGTGGTCACCGAGGTTGGCGCCGCTGTCGACCGGGTCAAGGCCGCTTCCGGCCTGCCGGTTGCGGTGGGATTTGGCGTTCGCGAGCCTGAGCAGGCTGAAGCGATCGCCAAGCGGGCCGACGCTGTCGTGGTCGGATCGGCCATTGTCGACGCCATGCATTCGGGCGGCGTCGCGGCGGCGACCGGCCTGGTGAAGACATTGTCGTCGGCGGTGCATGCCGCCCGGCGCCAGGACAAATAG
- the trxA gene encoding thioredoxin TrxA, producing the protein MATKAVSDESFESDVINASGPVLVDFWAEWCGPCKQISPALEEIAEEMSGSLTVAKVNIDDHPMTPGKYGVRGIPTLMIFKDGQVVSTKIGAMAKGKISEWVQETL; encoded by the coding sequence ATGGCGACCAAAGCGGTCAGCGATGAATCCTTCGAGAGTGATGTGATCAATGCCAGCGGCCCGGTCCTTGTGGACTTCTGGGCGGAATGGTGTGGTCCGTGTAAGCAGATCTCCCCGGCGCTCGAGGAGATTGCCGAGGAAATGTCAGGTTCGCTGACGGTCGCCAAGGTCAATATCGACGATCATCCGATGACGCCGGGCAAGTACGGCGTGCGTGGCATCCCCACGCTGATGATCTTCAAGGACGGTCAGGTCGTTTCGACCAAGATCGGTGCCATGGCCAAGGGCAAGATCTCCGAGTGGGTCCAGGAAACGCTGTAG
- the accD gene encoding acetyl-CoA carboxylase, carboxyltransferase subunit beta, translating into MSWLSKITPPGMSKIFSKRDTPDNLWVKCPVSEEMVFHKDLEAGLFVTPAGHHMRIAPAYRFQFTFDGDYTEIETPEVVKDPLKFRDDKPYTAKLAAARKKTGRDDSMAIATGTIGGLDAVVLVQNFAFMGGSLGMAAGESFIKAAETALARKAPMIVFTAAGGARMQEGALSLMQMPRTTLAVEMLREAGLPYIVVLTDPTTGGVTASYAMLGDVHIAEPGALIGFAGPRVIEQTIREKLPEGFQRAEYLLEKGMVDKVVHRADIPATLARMLRVLMKKPGTSMPAALTPPAPDHVVADGGSH; encoded by the coding sequence ATGAGCTGGCTGTCGAAAATCACCCCGCCGGGCATGTCGAAGATCTTTTCCAAGCGCGACACGCCGGACAATCTGTGGGTCAAATGCCCGGTCTCCGAGGAAATGGTCTTCCACAAGGACCTGGAAGCCGGCCTGTTCGTGACCCCGGCCGGTCATCACATGCGCATCGCGCCGGCCTATCGCTTCCAGTTCACGTTCGACGGCGACTATACCGAGATCGAGACCCCGGAAGTGGTCAAGGATCCGCTCAAATTCCGTGACGACAAACCCTATACGGCCAAGCTGGCCGCGGCCCGCAAGAAGACCGGACGCGACGACTCGATGGCCATCGCCACCGGTACGATCGGCGGGCTCGACGCTGTTGTCCTGGTCCAGAATTTCGCCTTCATGGGCGGTTCGCTCGGCATGGCCGCTGGTGAGAGCTTTATCAAGGCCGCCGAAACGGCTCTGGCCCGCAAGGCACCGATGATCGTCTTCACCGCTGCCGGTGGCGCGCGCATGCAGGAAGGCGCCCTGTCGCTGATGCAGATGCCGCGCACGACGCTGGCCGTCGAAATGCTGCGCGAGGCCGGCCTGCCCTATATCGTCGTCCTCACCGACCCGACCACGGGCGGGGTCACCGCCTCCTACGCCATGCTGGGCGATGTCCACATTGCCGAGCCGGGTGCGCTGATCGGCTTTGCCGGCCCGCGCGTGATCGAGCAGACGATCCGCGAGAAGCTGCCGGAAGGCTTCCAGCGCGCCGAATACCTGCTGGAAAAGGGCATGGTCGACAAAGTCGTGCATCGGGCCGACATTCCCGCTACACTGGCCCGCATGTTGAGGGTCCTGATGAAAAAGCCCGGCACATCCATGCCTGCCGCCCTGACACCCCCGGCACCGGATCACGTGGTGGCCGACGGGGGGAGCCATTAG
- a CDS encoding folylpolyglutamate synthase/dihydrofolate synthase family protein, with protein MTWWPTGGAISTRRQALDDALARLARLHPQKIDLSLGRLQRLLATLGSPQDQLPPTIHVAGTNGKGSTCAYLAEMARAKGERVHIYTSPHLVNFNERILLDSRPVDDRTLIEAFARCEAANFGEPITFFEITTAAAFLLFSEHPADRLILEVGMGGRLDATNVIAKPALTVITPVSLDHQEFLGDQLADIARTKAGICKFGVPAVIANQCDVAEAAILDEATKIGAPTYVWGRDYNAYMQHGRLVFENDHQVWDLPAPGLLGPHQILNAGAAAACAAMLQWPEEAVAKGIGDARWPGRLQRVSTGPIGDIARKADAELWLDSGHNEAAAKALSHALADMDEREDRPLIIIAGFTPGKDVEAWCSQYAGLARRLIAVEFKSGRGGSQDADHVAAASTRVGLEASVAAGLIPAMKNAAKEHPSPRILISGSLYLVGEALALGDEPPHITPG; from the coding sequence ATCACGTGGTGGCCGACGGGGGGAGCCATTAGCACGCGTCGACAAGCCCTCGACGACGCGCTGGCGCGCCTCGCGCGCCTGCATCCCCAGAAAATTGACCTGTCCCTGGGCCGTCTGCAGCGACTCCTGGCTACGCTTGGCTCGCCGCAGGACCAATTGCCGCCGACCATCCATGTCGCCGGCACCAATGGCAAAGGCTCGACCTGCGCCTATCTCGCCGAAATGGCGCGGGCCAAGGGCGAGCGCGTCCATATCTACACCTCGCCCCACCTGGTCAATTTCAACGAGCGCATCCTGCTCGACAGCCGGCCCGTTGATGACCGCACGCTGATCGAGGCCTTCGCGCGCTGCGAGGCGGCCAATTTCGGCGAGCCGATTACCTTCTTCGAAATCACCACGGCGGCGGCTTTCCTGCTCTTCTCCGAGCATCCGGCCGACCGGCTGATCCTGGAAGTCGGCATGGGCGGGCGGCTGGACGCCACCAATGTCATCGCCAAGCCGGCCCTGACCGTGATCACACCGGTCAGCCTCGACCATCAGGAATTCCTCGGCGACCAGCTGGCCGACATTGCCCGCACCAAGGCCGGCATCTGCAAGTTCGGCGTTCCCGCCGTCATCGCCAACCAGTGCGATGTGGCCGAAGCGGCCATTCTCGACGAGGCGACCAAGATCGGGGCCCCGACCTATGTTTGGGGCCGCGACTACAATGCCTACATGCAGCACGGACGCTTGGTGTTCGAGAATGACCATCAGGTCTGGGACCTGCCGGCACCGGGCCTTCTGGGACCGCACCAGATCCTCAATGCCGGCGCTGCAGCGGCCTGCGCGGCCATGCTGCAATGGCCGGAAGAGGCAGTGGCCAAAGGCATTGGCGATGCCCGCTGGCCGGGACGCCTGCAACGGGTCTCGACCGGACCGATTGGCGATATCGCCCGCAAGGCCGATGCCGAGCTGTGGCTGGACAGCGGCCATAATGAAGCCGCCGCCAAGGCCCTCTCCCACGCGCTCGCCGACATGGACGAGCGCGAGGATCGCCCGCTGATCATCATCGCCGGTTTCACCCCCGGCAAGGATGTCGAAGCCTGGTGCAGCCAGTACGCTGGTCTGGCCCGCCGCCTGATCGCGGTCGAGTTCAAGTCCGGCCGCGGCGGCTCGCAGGACGCAGACCATGTGGCCGCGGCGTCCACGCGCGTCGGGCTTGAGGCCAGTGTCGCCGCCGGCCTGATACCGGCCATGAAAAACGCCGCCAAGGAACACCCCTCGCCGCGCATCCTGATCAGCGGCTCGCTCTACCTGGTCGGCGAAGCGCTGGCCCTTGGCGACGAGCCGCCTCACATCACGCCGGGCTGA